A single region of the Triticum dicoccoides isolate Atlit2015 ecotype Zavitan chromosome 2B, WEW_v2.0, whole genome shotgun sequence genome encodes:
- the LOC119364921 gene encoding uncharacterized protein LOC119364921 gives MAKEAEKDKQIAEEEEDDEEEEYVLLELDDVHYSCIQPNAPYILSGLDTLTPTLVVGDGLKMIGEYEETFGTCYLFSESDAPPKPVHEEPAPPKENKDKQGRNIKEAPSKEVKHLTSVHKILKFRSTSEGRQEHRAYRYRDKEF, from the exons ATGGCAAAAGAAGCTGAGAAAGATAAACAAAttgctgaggaggaggaggacgacgaggaggaagagtaTGTCTTGCTAGAGTTAGATGATGTTCATTATTCCTGCATACAACCAAATGCCCCTTATATACTCTCT GGTTTGGATACATTGACTCCTACCTTGGTAGTAGGTGATGGCCTGAAGATG ATTGGAGAATACGAAGAAACGTTTGGCACATGCTATTTATTTTCAGAAAGTG ATGCTCCACCAAAGCCCGTTCATGAAGAGCCGGCACCCCCCAAGGAAAACAAGGATAAGCAAGGCAGAAACATCAAGGAAGCACCGTCCAAGGAGGTGAAACATCTCACGAGCGTTCACAAGATCCTCAAATTCCGGTCGACCAGCGAGGGTCGTCAGGAGCACAGAGCATACCGTTACAGGGACAAGGAGTTTTGA
- the LOC119364920 gene encoding probable polyol transporter 4 isoform X1: MTGMMESVKARPAAAAKCGSEYRRVEPEEEEELDGAEWARRAEAGSRRRKTAERYVFTCALFASLNAILLGYDVGVMSGAIIYIQKDLHITEFQEEILVGCLSVISLLGSLSGGRTSDAIGRKWTMGLGAIIFQTGAAIMTFAPSFTVLMIGRLLAGVGIGFGAMISAVYIAEISPAAARGTLTSLPEICINLGILLGYVSNYAFSGLSEHISWRVMLGVGILPSVFIGVALFVIPESPRWLMMEKRVPEARAVLLQISESEAEVEERLAEIEEAANIMKSVNSEDKAVWRELLNPSPAVRRMLYAGCGIQLFQQITGIDATVYYSPTIFRDAGIKSDQELLAATVAVGFTKTIFILVAIFLIDKVGRKPLLYVSTIGMTVCLFALGTALTLRKHAEGLISPNLGIDMAIFAVCGNVAFFSIGMGPICWVLSSEIFPIRLRAQASALGQVGGRVGSGLVSMSFLSMARAISVGGMFFVFAAISTVSVVFVYFCVPETKGKTLEQIEIMFEGGKEWKGGGEVELEDTQHLIQGDKKSFSLG, from the exons atgacggggatgatggagtcggtgaaggcgaggccggcggcggcggcgaagtgcgGCAGCGAGTACCGGCGggtggagccggaggaggaggaggagctggacGGAGCGGAGTGGGCGCGCAGGGCCGAGGCCGGGAGCCGCCGGCGGAAGACGGCCGAGCGGTACGTCTTCACCTGCGCTCTCTTCGCCTCGCTCAACGCCATCCTCCTCGGCTACG ATGTCGGTGTCATGAGTGGTGCAATCATCTACATCCAGAAAGATCTCCACATTACCGAGTTTCAGGAAGAAATCCTAGTTGGTTGCCTCAGTGTGATCTCACTCTTGGGAAGCCTGTCAGGAGGAAGAACTTCCGATGCCATCGGCAGGAAATGGACAATGGGCCTTGGTGCGATCATCTTCCAGACTGGTGCAGCCATCATGACATTCGCTCCTTCATTCACTGTGCTCATGATAGGGAGGCTTCTCGCCGGGGTGGGCATCGGCTTTGGAGCCATGATATCTGCTGTCTACATTGCCGAGATCTCCCCCGCAGCTGCCCGTGGGACTCTCACGTCCCTCCCTGAGATCTGCATCAACTTGGGGATCCTCCTGGGCTACGTTTCCAATTATGCTTTCTCGGGCCTTTCCGAGCACATCAGTTGGAGGGTTATGCTTGGTGTCGGTATCCTCCCATCTGTCTTCATCGGTGTCGCGCTTTTTGTGATCCCGGAGTCCCCTAGGTGGCTGATGATGGAAAAGAGAGTTCCAGAGGCAAGGGCAGTATTGCTGCAGATAAGTGAATCGGAGGCTGAGGTTGAAGAAAGGCTGGCTGAGATTGAGGAAGCTGCAAATATCATGAAGTCGGTTAATTCTGAGGACAAGGCGGTGTGGAGGGAGCTACTGAACCCTTCTCCTGCTGTTCGCCGGATGCTGTATGCTGGCTGTGGTATTCAGTTGTTCCAGCAGATCACTGGAATTGATGCTACTGTCTATTACAGCCCAACAATTTTCAGGGATGCTGGAATCAAGTCTGACCAGGAGCTGCTTGCAGCAACAGTTGCTGTTGGATTTACTAAAACGATTTTCATACTGGTTGCCATTTTCCTCATTGATAAAGTTGGGCGCAAACCGCTTCTGTATGTCAGCACCATTGGCATGACAGTCTGCTTATTTGCCTTGGGGACTGCACTTACATTGCGAAAGCATGCTGAGGGGCTTATTTCTCCAAATCTTGGGATTGATATGGCAATCTTTGCAGTTTGTGGGAATGTGGCATTCTTCTCGATCGGGATGGGACCGATATGCTGGGTCTTGTCTTCAGAGATATTTCCTATAAGATTGCGAGCTCAGGCATCAGCACTTGGTCAAGTAGGTGGCAGAGTGGGCAGTGGTTTGGTTTCCATGTCATTCCTCTCCATGGCCCGCGCTATATCCGTGGGGGGAATGTTCTTCGTCTTTGCAGCAATCTCGACCGTCTCCGTTGTGTTTGTGTACTTCTGTGTGCCAGAAACTAAAGGGAAaactctggagcagattgagataaTGTTTGAAGGTGGGAAGGAATGGAAAGGAGGTGGCGAGGTCGAGCTTGAAGATACACAGCATTTGATACAGGGTGACAAGAAATCTTTCTCTCTAGGCTGA
- the LOC119364920 gene encoding probable polyol transporter 4 isoform X2, translating to MAGAVDGMGSKYAALDPTDGPELDAAEVSRRRPSASVRRSKERFVYGCAIFASLNAILLGYDVGVMSGAIIYIQKDLHITEFQEEILVGCLSVISLLGSLSGGRTSDAIGRKWTMGLGAIIFQTGAAIMTFAPSFTVLMIGRLLAGVGIGFGAMISAVYIAEISPAAARGTLTSLPEICINLGILLGYVSNYAFSGLSEHISWRVMLGVGILPSVFIGVALFVIPESPRWLMMEKRVPEARAVLLQISESEAEVEERLAEIEEAANIMKSVNSEDKAVWRELLNPSPAVRRMLYAGCGIQLFQQITGIDATVYYSPTIFRDAGIKSDQELLAATVAVGFTKTIFILVAIFLIDKVGRKPLLYVSTIGMTVCLFALGTALTLRKHAEGLISPNLGIDMAIFAVCGNVAFFSIGMGPICWVLSSEIFPIRLRAQASALGQVGGRVGSGLVSMSFLSMARAISVGGMFFVFAAISTVSVVFVYFCVPETKGKTLEQIEIMFEGGKEWKGGGEVELEDTQHLIQGDKKSFSLG from the exons ATGGCGGGCGCGGTCGACGGCATGGGGAGCAAGTACGCGGCCCTCGATCCGACCGACGGGCCGGAGCTCGACGCGGCGGAGGTAAGCCGGAGGAGGCCTTCGGCGTCCGTGAGGAGGAGCAAGGAGAGGTTCGTGTACGGCTGCGCCATCTTCGCCTCGCTTAACGCCATCCTCCTCGGCTACG ATGTCGGTGTCATGAGTGGTGCAATCATCTACATCCAGAAAGATCTCCACATTACCGAGTTTCAGGAAGAAATCCTAGTTGGTTGCCTCAGTGTGATCTCACTCTTGGGAAGCCTGTCAGGAGGAAGAACTTCCGATGCCATCGGCAGGAAATGGACAATGGGCCTTGGTGCGATCATCTTCCAGACTGGTGCAGCCATCATGACATTCGCTCCTTCATTCACTGTGCTCATGATAGGGAGGCTTCTCGCCGGGGTGGGCATCGGCTTTGGAGCCATGATATCTGCTGTCTACATTGCCGAGATCTCCCCCGCAGCTGCCCGTGGGACTCTCACGTCCCTCCCTGAGATCTGCATCAACTTGGGGATCCTCCTGGGCTACGTTTCCAATTATGCTTTCTCGGGCCTTTCCGAGCACATCAGTTGGAGGGTTATGCTTGGTGTCGGTATCCTCCCATCTGTCTTCATCGGTGTCGCGCTTTTTGTGATCCCGGAGTCCCCTAGGTGGCTGATGATGGAAAAGAGAGTTCCAGAGGCAAGGGCAGTATTGCTGCAGATAAGTGAATCGGAGGCTGAGGTTGAAGAAAGGCTGGCTGAGATTGAGGAAGCTGCAAATATCATGAAGTCGGTTAATTCTGAGGACAAGGCGGTGTGGAGGGAGCTACTGAACCCTTCTCCTGCTGTTCGCCGGATGCTGTATGCTGGCTGTGGTATTCAGTTGTTCCAGCAGATCACTGGAATTGATGCTACTGTCTATTACAGCCCAACAATTTTCAGGGATGCTGGAATCAAGTCTGACCAGGAGCTGCTTGCAGCAACAGTTGCTGTTGGATTTACTAAAACGATTTTCATACTGGTTGCCATTTTCCTCATTGATAAAGTTGGGCGCAAACCGCTTCTGTATGTCAGCACCATTGGCATGACAGTCTGCTTATTTGCCTTGGGGACTGCACTTACATTGCGAAAGCATGCTGAGGGGCTTATTTCTCCAAATCTTGGGATTGATATGGCAATCTTTGCAGTTTGTGGGAATGTGGCATTCTTCTCGATCGGGATGGGACCGATATGCTGGGTCTTGTCTTCAGAGATATTTCCTATAAGATTGCGAGCTCAGGCATCAGCACTTGGTCAAGTAGGTGGCAGAGTGGGCAGTGGTTTGGTTTCCATGTCATTCCTCTCCATGGCCCGCGCTATATCCGTGGGGGGAATGTTCTTCGTCTTTGCAGCAATCTCGACCGTCTCCGTTGTGTTTGTGTACTTCTGTGTGCCAGAAACTAAAGGGAAaactctggagcagattgagataaTGTTTGAAGGTGGGAAGGAATGGAAAGGAGGTGGCGAGGTCGAGCTTGAAGATACACAGCATTTGATACAGGGTGACAAGAAATCTTTCTCTCTAGGCTGA